A region of Kribbella sp. NBC_01245 DNA encodes the following proteins:
- a CDS encoding tetratricopeptide repeat protein encodes MGDLGLVYSDTGRLTEAIEITEQQHRLALELGMTYYISHSLNNLATMYRDTGRLTDAVRAAAQAVDGHRGVGDPSYLCQALDTLGEVHLARGAADDAAACFDEALCLARELGYRWAEAVILRNLGLARLRTARVAEARRSIRAALDIVDEIKAEDTGDLRRSDLIDLLAQLDRESG; translated from the coding sequence ATGGGTGACCTCGGTCTGGTTTATAGCGACACCGGCCGGCTGACCGAGGCGATCGAGATCACGGAGCAGCAGCATCGACTGGCGCTTGAACTGGGCATGACCTACTACATCAGCCATTCGCTGAACAATCTCGCCACCATGTATCGAGACACCGGTCGCCTCACCGACGCGGTTCGGGCAGCCGCACAGGCGGTGGACGGTCATCGGGGCGTCGGGGACCCGTCGTACCTGTGCCAGGCGCTCGACACCCTCGGTGAGGTACACCTGGCCCGGGGTGCCGCTGACGACGCCGCGGCTTGCTTCGACGAGGCGCTCTGTCTCGCTCGCGAGCTCGGCTATCGGTGGGCTGAGGCGGTGATCCTGCGCAATCTCGGCCTCGCCCGGCTGCGGACAGCGCGAGTCGCGGAGGCTCGGCGCTCGATCCGGGCAGCCCTGGACATCGTGGACGAGATCAAGGCCGAGGATACCGGCGACCTGCGCCGCTCCGACCTGATCGATCTGCTCGCGCAGCTCGATCGCGAGTCCGGCTGA
- a CDS encoding tripartite tricarboxylate transporter TctB family protein: MSEQVAVKDRQSGDRAQYGVCGFLALVGILVVVDALRLGATTVTNDPIGPKPVPVLLGALLVIVSIFYAVDVARGGEGEAEAGEDVDPTSPIDWRTVGLLLAAFLVNVVLIERLGWVISGTLLFWGSAFALGNRHYFRNLAIAVGLSLATFYAFAIGLGVNLPAGVLQGIL, translated from the coding sequence GTGAGCGAACAGGTCGCTGTCAAAGACCGGCAGAGCGGGGACCGCGCACAGTACGGGGTGTGCGGATTCCTCGCCCTGGTTGGGATCCTGGTCGTCGTCGATGCCCTCCGGCTCGGCGCGACGACGGTCACCAACGACCCGATCGGGCCGAAGCCCGTGCCGGTTCTGCTCGGCGCCCTGCTGGTGATCGTCTCGATCTTCTACGCCGTTGACGTCGCACGGGGTGGCGAGGGCGAGGCGGAGGCCGGCGAGGACGTCGACCCGACCTCGCCGATCGACTGGCGCACGGTCGGCCTGCTGCTCGCGGCGTTCCTGGTGAACGTCGTCCTGATCGAGCGGCTCGGCTGGGTGATCAGTGGCACGTTGCTGTTCTGGGGATCGGCCTTTGCCCTGGGCAACCGTCACTACTTCCGCAATCTGGCGATCGCCGTCGGGTTGTCGTTGGCAACGTTCTACGCGTTCGCCATCGGGCTCGGCGTCAACCTGCCGGCCGGCGTACTGCAGGGGATTCTGTAA
- a CDS encoding tripartite tricarboxylate transporter permease, with product MENLSNLLTGFGDVLTPMNLLVALLGVIVGTAVGVLPGIGPAMTIAMLLPITYGMDATQAFIMFAGIFYGGMYGGSTTSILLNTPGESASVVTAIEGNKMARSGRAAQALATAALGSFVAGLLGTIALVVVAPWVVRFAISLGAPDYLAIMLLAFVGATAVLGSSRVRGFAALLLGLVIGLVGIDKVTGQQRLTFGIPQLADGIDVVIVAVAIFAVGEALWVAAHLRRKAGEVIPVGRPWMSKADFKRSWKPWLRGTALGFPFGAMPAGGAEIPTFLSYATEKKLSKHPEEFGKGAIEGVAGPEAANNASAAGTLVPMLALGLPTNATSAVMLAAFVSYGIQPGPLLFERESSLVWTLIASLFIGNLLLLVLNLPLAPAWAKLLQIPRPYLYAGILFFASMGAYVVNSQPVDLVLLLLLGLIGFGMRRFGLPVLPLIIGVILGPIAERQARMSLQLSGGDLSGLLGGPVSYAIYLLILVVMVWPLVRRFVRKPSREKVSA from the coding sequence ATGGAGAACTTGAGCAATCTGTTGACCGGCTTCGGTGATGTGTTGACGCCGATGAACCTGCTGGTGGCGCTGCTCGGCGTCATCGTCGGTACGGCGGTCGGCGTACTGCCGGGCATCGGTCCCGCGATGACCATCGCGATGCTGCTGCCGATCACGTACGGGATGGACGCGACGCAGGCGTTCATCATGTTCGCCGGGATCTTCTACGGCGGCATGTACGGCGGTTCGACCACGTCGATCCTGCTGAACACACCAGGGGAGTCGGCCTCGGTGGTGACGGCGATCGAGGGCAACAAGATGGCGCGATCGGGCAGGGCCGCGCAGGCCTTGGCAACGGCCGCGCTCGGGTCTTTCGTGGCCGGTCTGCTCGGCACGATCGCGCTGGTCGTGGTGGCGCCGTGGGTGGTGCGGTTCGCGATCAGCCTCGGCGCGCCGGACTACCTCGCGATCATGTTGCTGGCGTTCGTCGGCGCGACCGCGGTGCTGGGATCGTCGCGGGTGCGAGGTTTTGCCGCCTTGCTGCTCGGCCTGGTGATCGGTCTGGTCGGCATCGACAAGGTGACCGGGCAACAGCGCCTCACGTTCGGCATCCCGCAGCTCGCGGATGGCATCGACGTGGTGATCGTCGCTGTCGCGATCTTCGCGGTCGGCGAGGCGCTTTGGGTGGCGGCGCATCTGCGGCGCAAGGCCGGCGAGGTGATTCCGGTCGGGCGGCCCTGGATGAGCAAGGCGGACTTCAAGCGGTCCTGGAAGCCGTGGTTGCGCGGTACGGCCTTGGGCTTCCCGTTCGGCGCGATGCCCGCGGGTGGCGCCGAGATCCCGACCTTCCTTTCGTACGCCACGGAGAAGAAGCTTTCGAAGCACCCGGAGGAGTTCGGCAAGGGCGCGATCGAGGGAGTCGCTGGTCCGGAGGCCGCGAACAACGCGTCCGCGGCCGGCACGCTGGTCCCGATGCTCGCCCTCGGCCTGCCGACCAACGCGACTTCGGCCGTGATGCTGGCGGCGTTCGTCTCGTACGGAATCCAGCCGGGACCGCTGCTGTTCGAGCGGGAGTCGTCGCTGGTGTGGACGTTGATCGCCAGCTTGTTCATCGGGAACCTGTTGCTGCTGGTGCTCAACCTGCCGCTGGCACCGGCTTGGGCGAAACTGCTGCAGATCCCGAGGCCTTACCTGTACGCCGGCATCCTCTTCTTCGCCTCGATGGGCGCCTACGTGGTGAACTCGCAGCCGGTCGACCTGGTGCTGCTGCTTCTGCTCGGGCTGATCGGGTTCGGGATGCGGCGGTTCGGCCTTCCCGTACTGCCGCTGATCATCGGCGTGATCCTCGGGCCGATCGCGGAACGCCAAGCCCGGATGTCGCTGCAACTGTCCGGCGGCGACCTGTCGGGTCTGCTCGGTGGTCCGGTGTCGTACGCGATCTACCTGCTGATCCTTGTCGTGATGGTGTGGCCGTTGGTACGACGCTTCGTTCGCAAGCCGAGCCGGGAGAAGGTGTCCGCATGA
- a CDS encoding universal stress protein, giving the protein MTVLVGYVPTKEGEAALAAGVAEVRLRHERLLVLNTSRGDAYADPRLAQEHDLDIVRRDLAELGIDFEVRQLVGSGDAADELVALAAAEHVSLLVIGLRHRTPVGKLILGSAAQRILLNADCPVLAVKAT; this is encoded by the coding sequence ATGACCGTGCTGGTGGGATACGTGCCGACGAAAGAGGGCGAGGCCGCGCTGGCGGCGGGAGTCGCCGAGGTTCGCCTGAGGCACGAGAGGCTGCTGGTCCTGAACACCTCTCGAGGTGACGCGTACGCCGATCCGCGGCTGGCGCAGGAGCACGATCTGGACATCGTCCGGCGGGATCTGGCCGAACTGGGGATCGACTTCGAGGTGCGTCAGCTGGTCGGCAGCGGGGATGCGGCCGACGAGCTGGTGGCGCTGGCCGCGGCCGAGCACGTGTCACTGCTGGTGATCGGGCTTCGGCACCGGACCCCGGTGGGCAAACTGATCCTCGGCTCGGCGGCCCAGCGGATCCTGCTGAACGCCGATTGCCCCGTCCTCGCCGTCAAAGCAACCTGA
- a CDS encoding VOC family protein yields MDLKLEVLVVPVADVDRAKAFYERLGFRLDADFATEAGFRVVQVTPPGSEASIIFGNGVSAAAAGSAQGLHLVVSDIEAARAELVARGADVSEVWHDADGIFHHAGEANRVAGPHPARADYASFLSFNDPDANGWIVQEVVNRAPGR; encoded by the coding sequence ATGGATCTGAAGTTGGAAGTGCTGGTCGTGCCGGTTGCCGATGTGGATCGGGCCAAGGCGTTCTACGAGCGGCTCGGGTTTCGGTTGGACGCCGACTTCGCGACCGAGGCGGGCTTCCGCGTCGTACAGGTGACTCCGCCGGGATCGGAGGCGTCGATCATCTTCGGGAACGGGGTGTCGGCGGCTGCCGCCGGTTCGGCCCAGGGCTTGCATCTGGTGGTGTCCGATATCGAGGCGGCTCGTGCCGAACTCGTCGCCCGCGGTGCCGACGTCAGCGAGGTCTGGCATGACGCGGACGGCATCTTCCACCACGCCGGCGAGGCGAATCGAGTGGCGGGGCCGCATCCGGCGCGGGCCGACTACGCGTCTTTTCTGTCGTTCAACGATCCCGACGCCAACGGCTGGATCGTGCAGGAAGTCGTCAACCGCGCTCCCGGCCGCTGA
- the aceB gene encoding malate synthase A, giving the protein MPEIRVTGGAVERAEEILTPAALEFVAGLHTRFVARRNELLELRQQRRAEVARTKRLDFLADTREVRDGDWTVAGAPEDLRDRRVEMTGPTDRKMTINALNSGARVWLADLEDASTPHWSNVVGGQVNLYDAIRRTISFTSPEGKEYALADQRLATIVLRPRGWHFDERHLTVDGEPVVGALVDFGLYFFHNAAELIARGSGPYFYLPKMESHLEARLWNDVFTAAQEQLGIPHGTIRATVLIETIPAAFEMDEILYELRDHASGLNAGRWDYLFSIIKYFREAGADFVLPDRSAVTMAAPFMRAYAQLLVRTCHRRGAFAIGGMAAFIPSRKDAEVNERAFAKVREDKEREAGDGFDGSWVAHPDLVPLCREVFDGVLGAKPNQLDNPGKDVTVTADQLLDVRSAGGAVTEAGLRSNVHVGLLYVEAWLRGNGAVGIDNLMEDAATAEISRSQIWQWVHNQVELDTGKPITPELVEEFIAAELYDIRAALGPDYDSRRFDDASRIFTEVALADDFQEFLTLPAYDLIRD; this is encoded by the coding sequence ATGCCAGAGATCCGAGTGACCGGTGGAGCCGTCGAGCGTGCTGAGGAGATTCTCACGCCGGCGGCCCTGGAGTTCGTCGCCGGGCTGCACACGCGGTTCGTTGCCCGGCGCAACGAGCTGCTCGAGCTGCGGCAACAGCGGCGGGCCGAGGTGGCGCGGACCAAGCGGCTGGACTTCCTCGCCGACACGCGGGAAGTGCGCGACGGCGACTGGACGGTCGCGGGCGCGCCGGAGGATCTCCGCGACCGCCGAGTCGAGATGACCGGGCCGACCGATCGCAAGATGACGATCAACGCGCTCAACTCAGGGGCACGGGTCTGGCTCGCCGATCTCGAGGACGCGAGTACGCCGCACTGGTCGAACGTGGTCGGCGGACAGGTCAACCTGTACGACGCGATCCGGCGCACGATCTCCTTCACCTCGCCGGAGGGCAAGGAGTACGCCCTGGCGGATCAGCGGTTGGCGACGATCGTGCTGCGGCCGCGCGGCTGGCACTTCGACGAGCGGCATCTCACGGTCGACGGCGAGCCGGTGGTCGGTGCGCTGGTCGACTTCGGGCTGTACTTCTTCCACAACGCGGCCGAGTTGATCGCGCGCGGGAGCGGGCCGTACTTCTACCTGCCGAAGATGGAAAGCCACCTCGAGGCCCGGCTGTGGAACGACGTCTTCACCGCCGCGCAGGAGCAGCTCGGCATCCCGCACGGGACGATTCGCGCGACGGTTCTGATCGAGACGATCCCGGCCGCGTTCGAGATGGACGAGATCCTCTACGAGCTGCGCGACCACGCCTCCGGGCTGAACGCGGGCCGCTGGGACTACCTGTTCAGCATCATCAAGTACTTCCGCGAAGCCGGCGCCGATTTCGTCCTGCCCGACCGAAGCGCGGTGACGATGGCGGCGCCGTTCATGCGGGCGTACGCGCAGCTGCTGGTGCGGACGTGCCATCGCCGGGGCGCGTTCGCCATCGGGGGCATGGCCGCGTTCATCCCGAGCCGGAAGGACGCCGAGGTCAACGAGCGGGCCTTCGCGAAGGTGCGCGAGGACAAGGAACGCGAGGCGGGCGACGGCTTCGACGGGTCCTGGGTCGCGCATCCCGACCTGGTTCCGCTCTGCCGCGAGGTGTTCGACGGCGTTCTCGGTGCCAAGCCCAACCAGCTCGACAATCCCGGCAAGGACGTTACGGTCACCGCCGACCAGCTCCTTGACGTACGGTCTGCCGGCGGTGCCGTGACCGAGGCGGGCCTGCGCAGCAACGTGCATGTCGGGCTGCTGTACGTCGAGGCGTGGTTGCGTGGCAACGGCGCGGTCGGCATCGACAACCTGATGGAGGATGCGGCGACCGCGGAGATCTCCCGGTCGCAGATCTGGCAATGGGTCCACAATCAGGTCGAGCTGGATACCGGCAAACCCATCACACCCGAGCTGGTGGAAGAGTTCATCGCCGCGGAACTGTACGACATCCGTGCAGCCCTTGGGCCTGATTACGACAGCCGGCGGTTCGACGACGCCAGCCGGATCTTCACCGAAGTCGCGCTGGCGGACGACTTCCAGGAGTTCCTCACGCTCCCCGCCTACGACCTGATCCGCGACTGA
- a CDS encoding AfsR/SARP family transcriptional regulator, whose product MLLAVLALSAGEPVSADALIARVWGEPNLSAERGNLYTYVRRLRSVLGSSAIATAGADIGWTWTRNAWTRAGSWHCWTARTRAGPTSTRTMSPNGCCWVRRWTFGGARRTTSSRTG is encoded by the coding sequence GTGCTGCTTGCCGTGCTGGCGTTGTCCGCGGGTGAGCCGGTCTCGGCGGACGCGCTGATCGCGCGGGTCTGGGGCGAGCCGAATCTGTCGGCCGAGCGGGGAAACCTCTACACCTACGTACGACGACTGCGCAGCGTGTTGGGGAGCTCGGCCATCGCCACGGCGGGGGCGGATATCGGCTGGACGTGGACCCGGAATGCGTGGACGCGCGCCGGTTCCTGGCACTGCTGGACCGCGCGGACCAGAGCCGGGCCGACCAGCACCAGGACGATGTCGCCGAACGGATGTTGCTGGGTGAGGCGCTGGACCTTTGGCGGAGCGCGCCGTACGACGAGCAGTCGGACTGGTTGA
- a CDS encoding L,D-transpeptidase — MGRSGVQERGSSSVPAAAVLLLLGGVAAAGILGGEDDVDLSKLASSTTHATIGEAPQDSKPFATTDGLVVHPRAETAVYTAPDAEPFAKIGPRQFGPTWLPVIEKADGWVRVLLPSRPNRSTGWLPDRDLQRAYSPYAIRVHTGSRTIEVLHKGRRQGLWKVAVGARKTPTPAGRTFVLGAITDERQAYSPVIMPLGSHSPTLDTFGGGPGTVAIHGWPQASVFGAAVSHGCIRVPAAALDRLRRIPLGTLVLIDSK, encoded by the coding sequence ATGGGCAGGTCAGGCGTGCAAGAGCGGGGTAGTAGCTCCGTTCCGGCCGCGGCCGTGCTGTTGCTGCTCGGTGGTGTCGCCGCCGCCGGGATCCTCGGGGGCGAGGACGACGTCGACCTCAGCAAGCTGGCGAGTTCGACGACGCACGCGACCATCGGCGAAGCGCCGCAGGATTCGAAGCCGTTCGCCACGACCGACGGACTCGTCGTACATCCACGTGCGGAGACGGCCGTTTACACCGCGCCGGATGCGGAGCCGTTCGCCAAGATCGGCCCGCGTCAGTTCGGCCCGACCTGGCTGCCGGTCATCGAGAAGGCCGACGGCTGGGTGCGGGTGCTGTTGCCCTCCCGCCCGAACCGATCGACGGGTTGGCTGCCGGATCGGGACTTGCAGCGCGCCTACTCGCCGTACGCCATCCGGGTGCACACGGGCTCGCGGACGATCGAGGTGCTGCACAAGGGCCGCCGCCAGGGACTGTGGAAGGTGGCCGTTGGTGCGCGGAAGACGCCGACGCCGGCCGGCCGGACCTTCGTGCTCGGAGCGATCACCGACGAGCGGCAGGCGTATTCGCCGGTGATCATGCCGCTCGGTTCACATAGCCCGACGCTGGACACGTTCGGTGGCGGACCGGGTACCGTCGCGATCCACGGCTGGCCGCAGGCGAGCGTTTTCGGGGCGGCCGTCAGCCATGGCTGCATCCGGGTGCCGGCCGCGGCGCTCGACCGACTGCGCCGCATCCCGCTCGGGACGCTCGTGCTGATCGACAGCAAGTGA
- a CDS encoding cytochrome c biogenesis CcdA family protein, whose translation MSDVPLLLALAAGMLAAVNPCGFALLPAYLTLLVQGDDSPSRATAIGRALAATGAMTFGFAAVFGIFGLVIAPVAGQVQQHLPWFTVALGLTLLVAGAWLLAGRELPVLVPKLRRGPAVTRSAGSMALFGGAYAIASLGCTIGPFLAIVVSAFRTDDTLAGIALFAAYAAGMGLIVGTAALAVALARRGAIGRIRRFGGIASRLGGGLLVIAGAYVAYYGWYEIRVFRGETTTDPVIDLAGKVQTWLADAVTRLGVTGAILLFGGLLVLAIVVARRKQGARRKQDIR comes from the coding sequence ATGAGTGATGTCCCGCTGCTGCTGGCGCTCGCGGCCGGCATGCTCGCCGCGGTTAACCCCTGCGGGTTCGCGCTGCTGCCGGCGTATCTGACGCTGCTGGTGCAGGGGGACGACTCCCCGAGTCGCGCGACGGCGATCGGTCGGGCGTTGGCGGCTACTGGGGCGATGACGTTCGGCTTCGCGGCTGTGTTCGGCATCTTCGGTCTGGTGATCGCGCCGGTGGCGGGTCAGGTCCAGCAACACTTGCCGTGGTTCACCGTCGCGCTGGGGCTGACGTTGCTCGTGGCCGGCGCGTGGCTGCTGGCCGGCCGCGAACTGCCGGTGCTGGTCCCGAAGTTGCGTCGCGGTCCGGCGGTCACGCGGTCAGCCGGCTCGATGGCGTTGTTCGGGGGCGCTTACGCGATCGCCTCGCTCGGTTGCACGATCGGACCGTTCCTCGCGATCGTCGTATCGGCGTTCCGCACCGACGACACGCTGGCCGGCATCGCATTGTTCGCGGCGTACGCGGCGGGGATGGGCCTGATCGTCGGCACGGCCGCGCTCGCCGTCGCCCTGGCCCGTCGGGGTGCGATCGGCAGGATCCGCCGCTTCGGAGGTATCGCCTCGCGCCTCGGCGGCGGCCTACTCGTCATAGCGGGCGCTTATGTCGCCTATTACGGTTGGTACGAGATTCGGGTATTCCGGGGCGAGACGACCACCGATCCCGTCATCGACCTCGCCGGGAAGGTGCAGACCTGGCTCGCCGATGCCGTCACGCGACTGGGGGTGACCGGTGCGATCCTGTTGTTCGGTGGTTTGCTGGTCCTTGCGATAGTCGTCGCCCGCAGGAAGCAAGGCGCCCGTAGGAAGCAGGACATCCGGTAG
- a CDS encoding Bug family tripartite tricarboxylate transporter substrate binding protein, which produces MRTPTRAILGVATAMSVLALSACGATAGKGEADAPAGDGKPVTGLRIMVPNAAGGGYDTTARTAAKVMEDEKIAAGIQVFNLPGAGGTIGLQRTVNEKGNGKLAMQMGLGVVGASYTSKSKATLTQTTPLAKMIEEAGAIVVPAKSPYKTIEELVAAWKADPKGFAVGGGSSPGGPDHLLPMRLAQAVGIEPSQVNYVSYDGGGELLPALLGSKIAFGASGFGEFNDQVKSGSVRVLAVTSEKPVEALKDVPTLKSAGIDLVFTNWRGIVAPPGISDADKKVWIDALTKMHDSAGWKAELTKRGWTDAFMTGDEFGTFLTEQDKAVADLLKELGLAT; this is translated from the coding sequence ATGAGAACCCCGACCAGAGCAATTCTCGGCGTAGCCACGGCAATGTCAGTGCTCGCGCTCAGTGCGTGCGGCGCGACCGCTGGTAAGGGCGAGGCCGATGCACCCGCCGGTGACGGCAAGCCGGTGACCGGGTTGCGGATCATGGTGCCGAACGCTGCTGGTGGTGGTTACGACACTACCGCGCGTACGGCGGCCAAGGTGATGGAGGACGAGAAGATCGCCGCCGGGATCCAGGTGTTCAACCTGCCCGGTGCGGGCGGCACCATCGGCCTCCAGCGCACGGTGAACGAAAAGGGCAACGGCAAACTCGCCATGCAGATGGGGCTCGGCGTGGTCGGCGCGTCGTACACCTCGAAGTCGAAGGCGACGCTGACGCAGACCACGCCGCTGGCCAAGATGATCGAGGAGGCGGGCGCGATCGTCGTACCGGCGAAGTCGCCGTACAAGACGATCGAGGAACTCGTCGCTGCGTGGAAGGCCGACCCGAAGGGGTTCGCGGTCGGTGGCGGATCTTCGCCGGGCGGACCGGACCACCTGCTGCCGATGCGGCTCGCGCAGGCCGTCGGGATCGAGCCGTCGCAGGTCAACTACGTCTCGTACGACGGTGGTGGCGAGCTGCTTCCCGCCTTGCTGGGCAGCAAGATCGCCTTCGGGGCCAGCGGATTCGGTGAGTTCAACGATCAGGTCAAGAGCGGCTCGGTGCGGGTCCTCGCGGTGACCAGTGAGAAGCCGGTCGAGGCGCTGAAGGACGTACCCACGCTGAAGTCGGCCGGGATCGACCTGGTCTTCACCAACTGGCGCGGCATCGTCGCACCGCCCGGGATCAGCGACGCCGACAAGAAGGTCTGGATCGACGCGCTGACGAAGATGCACGACTCCGCGGGCTGGAAGGCCGAGCTGACCAAGCGCGGCTGGACGGATGCCTTCATGACCGGTGACGAGTTCGGCACCTTCCTGACCGAGCAGGACAAGGCCGTCGCCGACCTGCTCAAGGAACTCGGGCTGGCGACGTGA
- a CDS encoding sensor histidine kinase — MVAKAHRRLTLAGQLLVLQLAVIVLVLLAVAAVSLAQSAATFNRVEGRRVTALAEQLAGTPLVQQQILAPAAYETLGPLIQSTLTQSGVTEVVIADLQGKVLATSDPRHRDSTLTYGDPGVAQGRGWTGNLEVLGLQQLVAQVPVFGDEERDQRTGRITKPAHHIATVAVSQPVPSSWQRLRGASSYLLTYLGIACVIGLIGSWLLARRIKRQTLGLEPREIAGLAEHREAMLYGLAEGVIALDPQQRITLVNDVGRRLLDLPEHSVGMSLADLRIEGRLYDVLAGTAGRADDDVRDAVVVRRGRVLVMNRMDVAKDGRRLGSVTTLRDRTELAELERELGSFRSSTELLRAQAHEFANQLHTISGLIQIGDHQEVVRYVDGLSQRRASLDLTLTSRVHDTAVAALLMAKSALAAERRVELRISERTSLERLIPEDSADVATVVGNLVDNAIDAAAGSGTSLAPAWVEVEIQQDATSIEIVVRDSGPGVAPELAQEVFANGFTTKAAKEGERGIGLALTRLVCRGRGGEIAVTNTSEGAMFTASLSVNHVSPVKPVNPVEPGEPVEPVKPVSVRKEEAR, encoded by the coding sequence GTGGTCGCAAAAGCACATCGCCGTCTGACGCTGGCGGGCCAGCTGCTGGTTCTCCAGCTGGCGGTCATTGTGCTGGTGTTGCTGGCTGTAGCCGCGGTGTCACTCGCGCAGTCGGCGGCCACCTTCAACCGGGTCGAGGGCCGCCGGGTGACCGCGCTCGCCGAGCAGCTGGCCGGCACCCCGCTGGTGCAGCAACAGATTCTCGCGCCCGCGGCCTACGAGACACTCGGCCCGCTGATCCAATCCACCCTCACCCAGTCCGGTGTCACCGAGGTCGTCATCGCTGATCTCCAGGGCAAGGTTCTGGCCACCTCCGATCCTCGCCATCGCGACTCCACCTTGACGTACGGCGATCCGGGAGTCGCCCAAGGCCGCGGGTGGACCGGCAATCTCGAGGTCTTGGGTTTGCAGCAACTGGTTGCCCAGGTGCCGGTCTTCGGGGACGAGGAACGGGACCAGAGGACCGGGCGCATCACCAAGCCCGCCCACCACATCGCCACCGTGGCGGTGAGCCAACCGGTACCGTCCAGCTGGCAACGGCTGCGAGGCGCGTCGTCGTACCTGCTGACCTATCTGGGTATCGCCTGCGTGATCGGGCTGATCGGCTCCTGGCTGCTGGCCCGGCGGATCAAGCGGCAGACGCTCGGTCTGGAGCCGCGCGAGATCGCCGGGCTGGCCGAGCACCGTGAGGCGATGCTGTACGGCCTGGCCGAAGGCGTCATCGCGCTCGATCCGCAGCAGCGCATCACGCTGGTGAACGACGTCGGCCGCCGGCTCCTCGATCTGCCCGAGCACAGCGTGGGGATGAGCCTGGCGGACTTGCGGATCGAGGGCCGCCTGTACGACGTACTCGCCGGCACCGCGGGCCGTGCCGACGACGACGTGCGCGACGCGGTCGTCGTACGGCGTGGGCGCGTGCTGGTGATGAACCGGATGGACGTCGCGAAGGACGGCCGTCGGCTCGGCTCGGTCACCACCTTGCGGGACCGGACGGAGTTGGCTGAACTCGAACGCGAGCTGGGGTCATTCCGTAGTTCGACTGAGCTGTTGCGGGCGCAGGCGCACGAGTTCGCGAACCAGTTGCACACCATCTCCGGGTTGATCCAGATCGGCGACCACCAGGAGGTCGTACGGTATGTCGACGGACTGAGCCAGCGTCGCGCCTCGCTCGATCTGACCCTGACCAGTCGGGTCCACGACACCGCCGTCGCCGCCTTGCTGATGGCGAAGTCCGCGCTGGCCGCCGAACGTCGGGTCGAACTGCGGATCTCGGAACGCACGTCGCTGGAACGGCTCATCCCCGAGGACTCCGCCGACGTCGCCACCGTGGTCGGCAATCTGGTCGACAACGCGATCGACGCGGCCGCCGGATCGGGTACGTCGTTGGCGCCGGCCTGGGTCGAGGTGGAGATCCAGCAGGACGCGACGAGTATTGAGATCGTGGTCCGCGATTCCGGGCCAGGCGTCGCGCCGGAATTGGCTCAGGAGGTGTTCGCCAACGGGTTCACCACCAAGGCGGCCAAGGAAGGTGAGCGCGGCATCGGGCTGGCGCTCACCCGGTTAGTCTGCAGGGGCCGAGGCGGCGAGATCGCCGTGACGAACACGTCCGAGGGCGCGATGTTCACCGCCAGCTTGTCCGTCAACCACGTCAGCCCCGTCAAGCCCGTCAACCCCGTTGAGCCCGGAGAGCCCGTTGAGCCCGTCAAGCCCGTCAGCGTCCGGAAGGAGGAGGCCCGATGA
- a CDS encoding response regulator, which yields MIDVLIVDDDFHVARIHTGFVGKVPGFRVVGVANTGADALAQVEALSPDLVLLDLYLPDMFGLEVVSRLRAAGQDCDVLVITASREAEAVRAAVRHGVVNYLLKPFGFDDLRVRLETYAAQRRELPSDAVTGQADIDRVLHRGTAPAAVARLPKGLGLETAALVERTLRAADTTLSAAECAELVGISRVSARRYLEHFCTTGQAGVSLRYGSTGRPERRYRWS from the coding sequence ATGATCGACGTTCTGATCGTGGACGACGACTTCCACGTGGCGCGGATCCACACGGGATTCGTCGGCAAGGTCCCGGGCTTCCGCGTGGTCGGCGTCGCGAACACCGGCGCCGATGCGCTCGCCCAGGTCGAGGCGCTGTCGCCGGATCTGGTGCTGCTCGATCTCTACCTGCCGGACATGTTCGGGCTGGAGGTGGTGTCCCGGTTGCGGGCGGCGGGCCAGGACTGCGACGTACTCGTCATCACCGCCTCCCGCGAGGCCGAGGCGGTTCGGGCCGCGGTCCGGCACGGCGTGGTCAACTATCTGCTGAAACCGTTCGGCTTCGACGATCTGCGCGTGCGGCTCGAGACGTACGCCGCGCAGCGCCGCGAGCTTCCTTCAGATGCTGTGACTGGACAGGCCGATATCGACCGCGTGCTCCATCGCGGCACCGCGCCCGCGGCCGTCGCGCGGTTGCCGAAAGGCCTCGGCCTGGAGACGGCGGCGCTGGTCGAACGCACGCTGCGCGCGGCCGACACCACCTTGTCCGCGGCGGAATGTGCTGAACTCGTTGGGATCTCGCGAGTCAGCGCCCGGCGCTACCTGGAGCACTTCTGCACCACCGGCCAGGCCGGCGTCTCCCTCCGCTACGGCTCCACCGGCCGCCCCGAACGCCGCTACCGCTGGAGCTGA